The proteins below come from a single Cannabis sativa cultivar Pink pepper isolate KNU-18-1 chromosome 3, ASM2916894v1, whole genome shotgun sequence genomic window:
- the LOC133029086 gene encoding uncharacterized protein At2g29880-like isoform X2, producing the protein METSKGRGPGQNKRFWSEDEDKHLIESLMELNNEGKFKAEGNFKPGHLRAIEMKLKERMPGCDIQAKPHIESRMKTLKTHFQIVHEMLTGPFCSGFGWDSIRKTVTAEKPVWEAYLQSHKEAAPFKIKSFPWYDDLCAVFGKDRATGKHAETVTDVVEELEAEKENTTLGEDDFSNANNVDEVESMSVSDATRGAQSHTQSDGSSKKKRKAANHEELSNALTQSASILAECPR; encoded by the exons ATGGAGACTTCAAAAGGAAGAGGTCCAGGACAAAATAAAAGATTCTGGAGTGAAGATGAAGACAAACACTTGATTGAATCACTTATGGAGCTAAATAATGAAGGGAAGTTTAAAGCTGAAGGAAACTTCAAGCCAGGTCATCTTAGAGCTATTGAGATGAAACTAAAAGAGCGAATGCCTGGATGTGACATACAAGCTAAGCCACACATTGAGTCTAGAATGAAAACTTTGAAGACTCATTTTCAAATAGTGCATGAAATGTTGACTGGACCTTTTTGTAGCGGGTTTGGATGGGACAGTATTAGAAAAACTGTAACTGCGGAAAAACCAGTGTGGGAAGCATATTTGCAg AGTCATAAGGAAGCAGCCCCATTCAAGATCAAGTCATTCCCTTGGTATGACGACTTGTGTGCAGTTTTTGGCAAAGATCGTGCAACTGGAAAACATGCAGAGACTGTAACAGATGTTGTTGAAGAACTTGAAGCTGAAAAGGAAAACACTACACTTGGAGAAGATGATTTTAGCAATGCTAATAATGTGGATGAAGTGGAATCTATGTCTGTTTCAGATGCAACAAGAGGTGCTCAATCTCACACTCAATCAGATGGGTCTTCAAAGAAGAAAAGGAAAGCTGCAAATCATGAAGAACTTTCAAATGCACTTACACAATCAGCTTCTATTCTCGCAGAG TGTCCCAGATGA
- the LOC133035829 gene encoding protein ALP1-like isoform X2, which yields MARLTVSERQILRKKKIMTLYMYWMNVLHVVQWFFKLWEKIIEHSIESSSLGRQLYILDIFVNRHIVHQIAYESDVICFDQLRMNRKAFSTLCIMLETRGGLKASKYLQVDEQVAMFLHVIAHHVKNRVVRFRFMRSGETISKYFHNVLHSIIRLHGELLKRPEPVLENSTDERWKWFKNCLGALDGTHIRVRVPMNDKPKYRTRKGEIATNVLGVCSQDLQFIYVLPGWEGSAADGRVLRDAIRRTNGLCVPNDAGYTNCKGFLAPYRGQRYHLNQWEDGNPPRNSQEFFNMKHSSARNVIERCFGAIKSRWAILRSPSFYPIKTQNRIILACCLLHNFIRREMPTDNTYMHSENEINSGDEEDVDGSIRSIEASEEWTTFRNNLAHEMYSEWRERRRAS from the exons ATGGCTCGCTTAACTGTAAGTGAAAGACAAATTTTGAGAAAGAAGAAGATCATGACTCTTTATATGTATTGGATGAATGTGTTGCATGTAGTGCAAtggttttttaaattatgggaaaaaattattgaacatAGTATTGAATCAAGCTCTTTGGGAAGACAATTATACATACTTGATATTTTTGTCAATAGGCATATTGTGCACCAAATAGCTTATGAGAGTGATGTCATTTGTTTTGATCAACTTAGGATGAATAGGAAAGCATTTAGCACTTTATGCATAATGCTTGAAACTAGGGGTGGGTTAAAAGCATCTAAATATTTACAAGTAGATGAACAAGTGGCTATGTTTTTACATGTAATTGCTCATCATGTGAAAAATAGAGTCGTTAGATTTCGATTTATGAGATCGGGTGAGACAATTAGCAAATATTTTCATAATGTGTTACATTCAATCATTCGGCTACATGGAGAGTTATTGAAAAGACCTGAACCTGTTCTTGAAAATTCAACAGATGAGAGGTGGAAATGGTTCaag AATTGCTTAGGAGCACTAGATGGAACTCATATTAGAGTGAGAGTACCTATGAATGATAAACCAAAATATCGTACTCGAAAAGGTGAAATAGCTACAAATGTCTTAGGTGTATGCTCCCAAGACTTGCAATTCATATATGTGTTACCTGGTTGGGAAGGCTCTGCAGCAGATGGTAGAGTTTTACGTGATGCCATACGTAGAACAAATGGTTTGTGTGTTCCAAATG ATGCTGGATATACTAATTGTAAGGGATTTCTTGCTCCATATCGAGGCCAACGTTATCACCTCAACCAATGGGAAGATGGAAATCCTCCTAGAAATTCACAAGAATTTTTTAATATGAAGCATTCATCTGCTAGGAATGTCATTGAGAGATGTTTTGGTGCAATTAAGAGTCGATGGGCAATTCTTAGGAGTCCGTCATTCTATCCAATAAAGACTCAAAATCGAATCATTTTGGCATGTTGTTTGCTTCACAATTTTATTAGAAGAGAAATGCCTACTGATAATACTTATATGCATTCAGAGAATGAGATTAACAGTGGAGACGAAGAAGATGTTGATGGATCCATAAGAAGTATTGAAGCTTCTGAAGAGTGGACAACGTTTAGAAACAATTTAGCACATGAGATGTATAGTGAATGGAGGGAACGTAGGAGAGCAagctag
- the LOC133029086 gene encoding uncharacterized protein At2g29880-like isoform X1: METSKGRGPGQNKRFWSEDEDKHLIESLMELNNEGKFKAEGNFKPGHLRAIEMKLKERMPGCDIQAKPHIESRMKTLKTHFQIVHEMLTGPFCSGFGWDSIRKTVTAEKPVWEAYLQSHKEAAPFKIKSFPWYDDLCAVFGKDRATGKHAETVTDVVEELEAEKENTTLGEDDFSNANNVDEVESMSVSDATRGAQSHTQSDGSSKKKRKAANHEELSNALTQSASILAEVIEKASIRLSKAIGEDLNEKHMQLGKELERTTTLTTTQRHKVARMIMQDNALVSYFFSVPDDEKDEWARLLIDGSL; encoded by the exons ATGGAGACTTCAAAAGGAAGAGGTCCAGGACAAAATAAAAGATTCTGGAGTGAAGATGAAGACAAACACTTGATTGAATCACTTATGGAGCTAAATAATGAAGGGAAGTTTAAAGCTGAAGGAAACTTCAAGCCAGGTCATCTTAGAGCTATTGAGATGAAACTAAAAGAGCGAATGCCTGGATGTGACATACAAGCTAAGCCACACATTGAGTCTAGAATGAAAACTTTGAAGACTCATTTTCAAATAGTGCATGAAATGTTGACTGGACCTTTTTGTAGCGGGTTTGGATGGGACAGTATTAGAAAAACTGTAACTGCGGAAAAACCAGTGTGGGAAGCATATTTGCAg AGTCATAAGGAAGCAGCCCCATTCAAGATCAAGTCATTCCCTTGGTATGACGACTTGTGTGCAGTTTTTGGCAAAGATCGTGCAACTGGAAAACATGCAGAGACTGTAACAGATGTTGTTGAAGAACTTGAAGCTGAAAAGGAAAACACTACACTTGGAGAAGATGATTTTAGCAATGCTAATAATGTGGATGAAGTGGAATCTATGTCTGTTTCAGATGCAACAAGAGGTGCTCAATCTCACACTCAATCAGATGGGTCTTCAAAGAAGAAAAGGAAAGCTGCAAATCATGAAGAACTTTCAAATGCACTTACACAATCAGCTTCTATTCTCGCAGAGGTAATTGAAAAAGCTTCAATTCGTTTGAGTAAAGCTATTGGTGAAGACTTGAATGAAAAGCATATGCAGCTCGGGAAAGAGTTAGAAAGGACCACTACACTTACTACAACTCAACGTCATAAGGTAGCTCGCATGATTATGCAAGATAATGCTCTGGTTTCTTACTTTTTCAGTGTCCCAGATGATGAGAAGGATGAATGGGCGAGACTTCTGATTGATGGCTCTCTTTAG
- the LOC133035829 gene encoding protein ALP1-like isoform X1 → MARLTVSERQILRKKKIMTLYMYWMNVLHVVQWFFKLWEKIIEHSIESSSLGRQLYILDIFVNRHIVHQIAYESDVICFDQLRMNRKAFSTLCIMLETRGGLKASKYLQVDEQVAMFLHVIAHHVKNRVVRFRFMRSGETISKYFHNVLHSIIRLHGELLKRPEPVLENSTDERWKWFKNCLGALDGTHIRVRVPMNDKPKYRTRKGEIATNVLGVCSQDLQFIYVLPGWEGSAADGRVLRDAIRRTNGLCVPNGYYYLVDAGYTNCKGFLAPYRGQRYHLNQWEDGNPPRNSQEFFNMKHSSARNVIERCFGAIKSRWAILRSPSFYPIKTQNRIILACCLLHNFIRREMPTDNTYMHSENEINSGDEEDVDGSIRSIEASEEWTTFRNNLAHEMYSEWRERRRAS, encoded by the exons ATGGCTCGCTTAACTGTAAGTGAAAGACAAATTTTGAGAAAGAAGAAGATCATGACTCTTTATATGTATTGGATGAATGTGTTGCATGTAGTGCAAtggttttttaaattatgggaaaaaattattgaacatAGTATTGAATCAAGCTCTTTGGGAAGACAATTATACATACTTGATATTTTTGTCAATAGGCATATTGTGCACCAAATAGCTTATGAGAGTGATGTCATTTGTTTTGATCAACTTAGGATGAATAGGAAAGCATTTAGCACTTTATGCATAATGCTTGAAACTAGGGGTGGGTTAAAAGCATCTAAATATTTACAAGTAGATGAACAAGTGGCTATGTTTTTACATGTAATTGCTCATCATGTGAAAAATAGAGTCGTTAGATTTCGATTTATGAGATCGGGTGAGACAATTAGCAAATATTTTCATAATGTGTTACATTCAATCATTCGGCTACATGGAGAGTTATTGAAAAGACCTGAACCTGTTCTTGAAAATTCAACAGATGAGAGGTGGAAATGGTTCaag AATTGCTTAGGAGCACTAGATGGAACTCATATTAGAGTGAGAGTACCTATGAATGATAAACCAAAATATCGTACTCGAAAAGGTGAAATAGCTACAAATGTCTTAGGTGTATGCTCCCAAGACTTGCAATTCATATATGTGTTACCTGGTTGGGAAGGCTCTGCAGCAGATGGTAGAGTTTTACGTGATGCCATACGTAGAACAAATGGTTTGTGTGTTCCAAATG gttaTTATTACCTTGTAGATGCTGGATATACTAATTGTAAGGGATTTCTTGCTCCATATCGAGGCCAACGTTATCACCTCAACCAATGGGAAGATGGAAATCCTCCTAGAAATTCACAAGAATTTTTTAATATGAAGCATTCATCTGCTAGGAATGTCATTGAGAGATGTTTTGGTGCAATTAAGAGTCGATGGGCAATTCTTAGGAGTCCGTCATTCTATCCAATAAAGACTCAAAATCGAATCATTTTGGCATGTTGTTTGCTTCACAATTTTATTAGAAGAGAAATGCCTACTGATAATACTTATATGCATTCAGAGAATGAGATTAACAGTGGAGACGAAGAAGATGTTGATGGATCCATAAGAAGTATTGAAGCTTCTGAAGAGTGGACAACGTTTAGAAACAATTTAGCACATGAGATGTATAGTGAATGGAGGGAACGTAGGAGAGCAagctag